TCCTGCGCGATGCCCGCTCCCTTGAGCACGAGGCCCTGCATCACATGGGTAACGATATCGCAGCGGAAAGCGCCGGCCGGCGCGCGCCCGAAAGTCACCTGAGAGGACAAGGCGCGGGCGAAGTATTTGTCGACCACATTGGTCAACCGCTCGCTGGCGTGGACTTGCAAGGCTTCGCCCGTGTTCATCTGATGACCGGATACGCGGATTTCCATGGTCCATCTCCTCTTGGGCTAGGTACTCCAGAGCGGAGCCTTGAGAGTCTGTATAAACTCGGCATGCGCAGCGAGTTCCGCCTCGCTGGCGGCGTGTGGCCGGGCCGGGCGGAACACGCGGTCGGTGCGGACCGTCATCACCGTGACGATTTCCTTGCGCCGATCGGCCGCCAGCTCGAGCCCGATCTGCCGTCCGCCGCGCAGCTCGACATAGACCTGGGCGAGCAGTTCGGCATCGAGCAGCGCACCGTGCTTGGTGCGGTGGCTGCGATCGATGCCATAACGCGTGCAGAGCGCGTCGAGCGATAGCTTGGCGCCGGGATGGCGCGTACGCGCGATCGCCACCGTATCGACCATGCGATCGCGCGAGACGATGTCGAGCCCGCAGATAGTCATCTCGGCGTTGAGGAAACCGAAGTCGAAGCCGGCGTTGTGCGCGATCAGCGGACTGTCTTCGATGAATGCGATCAGCTCGGCCGCGCGCTCGGCGAACTTCGGCTTGTCGGCAAGGAAAGCCTCGGACAGGCCATGTACCGCCTCGGCCTCGGCCGGCATGTTTCGCTCGGGATTGAAATAGGCGTGAAACGTGCGGCCGGTGGCGACGCGGTTGACCATTTCGATGCAACCGATCTCCACCATCCGGTCGCCGCGCTGCGGATCGAGGCCGGTCGTTTCGGTGTCGAAAATGATCTCACGCATCCCGATTGATATCGGCCCGAGAGGGCTGCGAAGCAAGGGGTTGTCGCGCTATTATTCGCTTGCCGTCAGGCTGTGGACGAGCCGCTGCACGGCATGGCGCGTTTCGGCCAGCGAAGTGCCGGTATCGACGACATAATCCGCCCGGGCGCGCTTTTCCGCGTCGGGCACCTGCAGCTTGAGGATCTGCTCGAATTTCTCGGGCGTCATGCCGGGACGGGCGAGGACGCGTTCGCGCTGCGCTTCGGCGGAGGCCGAGACGACGACCACGGCATCGACCTGTTCCCAGCCACCCTTTTCGAACAGCAAGGGAATGTCGAAGACGATCAGCGGCTTCTCCGCATTCTCGGCGAGGAAATCCTTGCGCATCGCGCCGACGGCGGGATGGACGATCCGTTCGAGGCGCTTCAGCGCTTCTGGATTGCCGAACACCGCCGCGCCCAGCTTGGGCCGGTCGACGCCCTGAGGGCCGGTCGTGCCGGGAAACTCCGCCTCTATCGTCGGCAACAGCGCACCGCCGGGACCCTGGAGCCGGTGGACAGCGGCATCGGCATCGAACACCGGCACGCCCAGCCCCTGGAACATCGCAGCGACGGCGCTCTTGCCCATGCCGATCGAACCGGTGAGGCCCAGGATGAACGGCCTGGCCTCGCTCACGAAGTCAGCCTTGCGCGCAGTTCGCCGTCGAAGTCGCGCGGCGGTGCGACTCCGAAGAAGTGCTCGAAGGCCACCGCCGCCTGGCCAATCAGCATCGACAGCCCGTCGATCGTGCGGAAGCCAGCCGCGCGAGCGCATTGCAGGAAATCGGTATCGAGCGGGTGCGTGACGATGTCGTAGATCACGCTGCCCGGCGGTGCGTGGCTAAAATCGAAAGCGAGCGGCGGCTGGCCCGCCATGCCCAGCGGGCTGGCATTGACGATGAGGTCGAGACACTGTTCGCGATCGTCGAAAGCGAAATCGGTGGCATCGGCGAAATGGGCGAGATCGATTGCATGGTGATCGTTGCCGCGCGCCAGTTCGTCGAGCAGTTCCTGTGCCTTCGCCGGATTGCGCCCCGCGAGCACGACGACACAGCCCTGATCCGACAGCGCCGCGACGATCGCGCGCGCCGCGCCGCCCGTGCCAAGGACGCGGGCCATGCGGAAGTAATGCTTCTCGGCCAGTGACGACGCCAGCGGCTCGAGAAAACCTGCGGCGTCGGTATTGTAGCCGGTCAGCGTGCCGTCGGCCTCACGCACCACCGTGTTGACCGCACCGATGCGCGCGGCGAGCGGATCGACCCGGTCGAGCAGCGGCATGATCGTCTGCTTGTGCGGCATGGTCACGTTGCAGCCACGCCAGTTCGCGTTTCCGCGGACACCGGCGATATAATCTGGCAGCCCATCGGCAGTGACCAACGAACGGCCATAGTCCGCCTCAATGCCGAGCTTTTCCAACCAGAAGCCGTGGATCGCAGGCGATTTCGACTGGGCAATCGGATCGCCGATTACCTCGGCATAGCGTCTGCTCACCGCGGCAGCTCACCGAGATCGCGCAGCGCGCCCAGAACCTGCAACAGCGGCATGCCGAGCACGGTGAAATGATCGCCGTCGATCCGCTCGAACAACTGCACGCCCCGCGCCTCGATGCGGAACACGCCGACGCAGCCCGCGACCGCCGGCCACTCGGCATCGAGATAGGATTCGATAAAGCTGTCCGACATGGGCCGGACGTGCAGCTCGGCCGTCGCCGCATGAGTCCACAGCGTCGCGCCATCGCGCACCAGCGCCGCCGCACTATGCAGATACATGATCCGGCCTGCGAAGAAACGCAGGTGTGCCGCCGCTTCCTCCCGGCTCTTCGGCTTGTCGAACCGCTTGCCGTCGACCGCGACAAGCGAATCGCTGCCCAGGACCAGAGCATCGCGCTGCTCGCATGAAACCGCGAAAGCCTTCTGCTCGGCGAGCAGCAACGCGATCACCTCAGGCGGCTTCCCGGCCTGGTCGTGCTCGATCGCACGCTCGTCGATGTGCGCCGGGATCGCTTCGAAATCGACGCCGGCGGCCGATAGCATCTCGCGGCGAGAAGCGCTTTGCGAAGCGAGCACGAGCGGCCGCAGGCGAGCCTGGCCTGAACTGGTGGGAAGAGTCATATCGGTTTGGGTCCAGCCGGTGTGGTATCGCCAGAAGCCTGGCGTTCGTTAAGCAGGTTGATCACCGCCGCTGCAGTCTCTTCGATCGAGCGGCGGGTGACGTCGATCACAGGCCAGCCGTTATCAGCGAACATGCGCCGTGCATATTGCACTTCGCGGCTGACCTTCTCGGTATCCACATAGGCCGTCTCGGGTGACTGGTTGAGCGAGAGCAGCCGGTTGCGACGCACCTGGATCAGGCGCTCCGGGGCCGTCGTCAGCCCGACCACCAGCGGCCGGCGCAACCCGAACAGCGCGTTGGGCGGCGGGCTTTCGATGACGATGGGAATATTGGCGACCTTGTAGCCGCGGTTGGCGAGGTAGATCGACGTCGGCGTCTTCGACGAGCGCGACACGCCGGCGAGGAGGATGTCGCAATCCTCCCAATCCTCCCAGGCAACGCCGTCGTCATGCGCGATGGTGAACTGGATCGCCTCGACGCGCGCGAAATAGGCGTCGTCCATCAGGTGCTGGCGGCCGGGCTTGCCCTTGGCTTCCTGGCCGAGCACGTTTTCAAGGGTATCGGTCACGGCGTCGAGTGCGGCGACCGAGGGCAGGGCAAGCGCCCGGCAATGCTCTTCGAGCCGGGTGCGCGTCTCGCTGTTGACGAGCGTGAACAGCACAAGGCCGGGATTGGCGGC
The window above is part of the Novosphingobium sp. G106 genome. Proteins encoded here:
- the dnaQ gene encoding DNA polymerase III subunit epsilon → MREIIFDTETTGLDPQRGDRMVEIGCIEMVNRVATGRTFHAYFNPERNMPAEAEAVHGLSEAFLADKPKFAERAAELIAFIEDSPLIAHNAGFDFGFLNAEMTICGLDIVSRDRMVDTVAIARTRHPGAKLSLDALCTRYGIDRSHRTKHGALLDAELLAQVYVELRGGRQIGLELAADRRKEIVTVMTVRTDRVFRPARPHAASEAELAAHAEFIQTLKAPLWST
- the coaE gene encoding dephospho-CoA kinase (Dephospho-CoA kinase (CoaE) performs the final step in coenzyme A biosynthesis.), which encodes MSEARPFILGLTGSIGMGKSAVAAMFQGLGVPVFDADAAVHRLQGPGGALLPTIEAEFPGTTGPQGVDRPKLGAAVFGNPEALKRLERIVHPAVGAMRKDFLAENAEKPLIVFDIPLLFEKGGWEQVDAVVVVSASAEAQRERVLARPGMTPEKFEQILKLQVPDAEKRARADYVVDTGTSLAETRHAVQRLVHSLTASE
- the aroE gene encoding shikimate dehydrogenase → MSRRYAEVIGDPIAQSKSPAIHGFWLEKLGIEADYGRSLVTADGLPDYIAGVRGNANWRGCNVTMPHKQTIMPLLDRVDPLAARIGAVNTVVREADGTLTGYNTDAAGFLEPLASSLAEKHYFRMARVLGTGGAARAIVAALSDQGCVVVLAGRNPAKAQELLDELARGNDHHAIDLAHFADATDFAFDDREQCLDLIVNASPLGMAGQPPLAFDFSHAPPGSVIYDIVTHPLDTDFLQCARAAGFRTIDGLSMLIGQAAVAFEHFFGVAPPRDFDGELRARLTS
- a CDS encoding nucleoside triphosphate pyrophosphatase, coding for MTLPTSSGQARLRPLVLASQSASRREMLSAAGVDFEAIPAHIDERAIEHDQAGKPPEVIALLLAEQKAFAVSCEQRDALVLGSDSLVAVDGKRFDKPKSREEAAAHLRFFAGRIMYLHSAAALVRDGATLWTHAATAELHVRPMSDSFIESYLDAEWPAVAGCVGVFRIEARGVQLFERIDGDHFTVLGMPLLQVLGALRDLGELPR
- a CDS encoding pyruvate, water dikinase regulatory protein, with product MTRLHLHLLSDSTGETLEMIAKAALAQFEDADVVRHFWPMVRSRQHLDRIMADIAANPGLVLFTLVNSETRTRLEEHCRALALPSVAALDAVTDTLENVLGQEAKGKPGRQHLMDDAYFARVEAIQFTIAHDDGVAWEDWEDCDILLAGVSRSSKTPTSIYLANRGYKVANIPIVIESPPPNALFGLRRPLVVGLTTAPERLIQVRRNRLLSLNQSPETAYVDTEKVSREVQYARRMFADNGWPVIDVTRRSIEETAAAVINLLNERQASGDTTPAGPKPI